DNA from Planctomycetota bacterium:
GGCACCGGTCGCGTCGGGGCAAACGAGTCCTCCTTGCACTCGACCAGCACGAACAGCGGCACATGGCCCGGGTGGGCGTCGGACCAGGCGCGGAGTTGCCCGAGCGCCGCCGCCAGCGACGGCACCGTGGTGCGGAAGTCGAACCCCGGCGAATGGAGGACCTTGATGCCCGGGGCGGCCAGCTCGGCGGCGTGGTCGAGTGCCGGCGCGGCGGCGCCCGTGCGCGCGGCGAACGTGAGCGCGAACGGCTCGGCGAACAGGCCCCCCTGGGGGTCGAGGTAACAGTCGAGCTCGACGTGGCGCAGGCCCCGGTCGAGCTGCTCGGCGAGGGGCCGCTGGGTGACGTCGTTGGCACGGGCTTCGGCGGGGACGACCGCCGCCATCAGGCCGAGCGTGAACGGGTCGGGGGCGACGTGGTAGGAGTTGTGGGTGCCGAGCAGGCGCAGGTCGGTGATCCGTGGCGCCGGGTCGGCGGCGGGCGCGAGGGAAGCCCAGACGGCGGCGAGGGCAGGAAGCCAGAGCAGGCTTCGGTGTGTGCCGCTCATCGTGCCTCCCTGCGCGTGGGCCAGCGCCAGCCGGTCTGGGTTTGGAAGGCGTCGGCGAGGATCGCCAGGGCCAAGAGCGGCAGCAGCCAGCGCCGCAGGCTTTGCCATGCCGGCGGTCGTGGCGCCGACCAGACGTCGGTGAGGTCCACCAGCTCGCTGCCGCCGCTGCGCCCCGCCACGCCGCGGACCTCGGCCAGCCGACGCGGATCGACCGTCCATTCGGGATTGGTCGTCACGCCGATCGGCCCGACCGCCAGCGTCGCCTCGCCCACGGCGACGCCGGCACGGACATAGTCGACGTCGGCGGCGTCGACCGCGGCCAAGTAGTGACCGGGCGACAGCCGCTCCCAGGGGATCGGTGTCGAGGCGCCGGCGCCGCCGGCGGCGACGGTGAGCCGCGGCGCGGCGGCGGCGAGGCGCTCGTTCCAGGTGTCGTCGTGATACAGATCGAAGCGCACGCTCGTGCCGTCGACGCGGGCCCGCAGGCCGATCCCCGCCGGGGGCTCGGGGCCCATCAGATAGCGGGCCAGAGAGCTTGCCATGTCGGCATAGCCGGGCCAGGCGCGGACCGTGTCGGAATGCTCGCCCCCGAGCGGGCAGGTGACCGCCGCGACGCGCCCCGTGCCGCGCTGCCAAAACGCCATCAGCGGCGCGGCATCCTCGTCGCCGGTCACCGCGGCGACCGATGCCTCGGGGCGGAGCGACGTCATGTTGAAGGCGTCGACCTGCGCGGGCCAGTCCAGGGGCTCGGTTGCCAGCTCGAGCCAGCCGGGGGTGCCGAGGACGGTCACCGGGTCGGTGAGAAACGCCGACCGCGCCATGGTCGTCGTCTCCATCTGGAACAGCGCCGGCAGGTCGCTGCCATCGGCGCTGTAGAAGATCCGGCCGCCGCCGCGGAGGGCGATGTCGTCGAGCAGGGCGGCATCGACGTCGGTCCGACTCCCCATCCCGATCACGCTCACCGTGCACTGCGCGGCGGCCATCTCGGCCAGGAGCGTCTTGTAGTCCCCCGGCTTCTCGGCGTCGGCCGCGTCGGCAAACAGGATCACGTGGCGCTGGCCGATCTCGACGTCGCGGAGCATCTTCCACGCCGCCGCCAGGCCCTGGTAGCAGTAGATGCCGCCCCCCTCGCTCACCAGCCGCCGCGACGCCCGCGCCAGCTCGTCGCGGTGGGTGGCCACCGCCACCGGCTCGGGCGTGATCGGATGGGGATCGCTATCGACCGGGATCACGGCCACGAGGTCGGCCTTGCCGAGCAGCTCGATCGCCCGCGCCGCCCCTTCGCCGGCCAGCGCGATCTTCGTCATGCCGGTCGTCCCCGCCGTGGCCATCATGCTCCCCGAGCGGTCGATGACGATCGCCAGGGCCACCGACAGCTTGCGCTGCTCCTGCTTGAGCTCCTGGTCGACCGGCAGGAGCGGGTCGATCGGCGACTTCGCCCACCCCCCGGACGCAAACGCATACCGGCCGCCGATCATCGCCAGCCCGCGCCCCTGGGCCTCGACGTGGAGCGGCAGCCCGGCGATGAATTCCGCGTCGAGGCGGGAGGCGGGGACGTTGTTGAGGATCACCGCCGCGCTGCCGGCCAGCGCCCCGACCCCGGCGCGCGGCGGATCGTCGATCACCTCGACCTCGAGCCCCTGGCGCTCGAGGACCGCCGCCAGCGGGTCGTCGATCAACGACGTCACCAGCAGCACGCGCCGGCCGCCGTCGATCTCCACCCACCCCGCCGCGGCGTCGTTGCCGGGGCGCGTGTCTTCCGTCGGCAGCACGCGGACCTCGTAGCGGTGGGCTCCCGCGCCGATGAGCCGATCGGAAAACCGCACCTGCCCGAGGCCGTCGATCACGTCGACTTCGAGCGTGCCGATCACGTCGCCGTCGCGCTTCACCTCGAGCGGCACGCGGCCGTCGACCGTGCCCTGGACCGTGACCCCTGCCACCAGCGCCTCGCGCGGCTGGGCGCGGTGCGGGAGGTCGAGCCGGGCGATCGAAAAGTCGACCCCGCCGCGCGACGGCGGCAGGCGGAGGTCGAGGGCGATGCCGCGCTCGACGAGCTTCTCGGCCACGCCGGTGAGGGGCTCGGTGGAGTAGCCGTCGGTGAAGGCGAGAAACCGCGTCGCCCTGGCGGGGTCGGCCCCGGCCAGCGCGCGGATGACGGCGCTGCGCAGCCGGGTGGCGTTGCGCGGGCCGGCATACTCCGTGCCCCCCGGCCCGGCCCGCAGCTGCGCCCCCCGCGGCACCGCCTCGGCGGCGAAATCGACCGCCAGGATCCGGTCGTCGGGCCCGGCCGACTCGGCGAGCAGTTTCTCCCATTCGCGGAGGCGCGGCGTGAGCTCGTCGACCGCCGAATCGGAGCGATCGACGAGCAGCCACAGGTCGAGGCCGTCGCTCCGCGAGCGGATCTGCGGATCGGCCAGGAGCAACACGACCAGCCCCAGGCAGGCCGCCCGGACGGGGCGGCCGAGGCCGAGCGAGCGCCACTGCCATCCGGCAGCGACGAGGAGCGGCGCGAGGAGCAGCCAGGCAGGTGTGGCGAGCGACATCGGCATTCACCCGGAGGACGCGGCGGCGTGGGCGCGCTGCCGCCAGGCAGGCCAGCCCCAGGCCCCGACCAGCGCCAGGGCGATCGCCGCCAGCCACAACGGCGCCCGCGGATCGGCGATCGATTCGCGCTTCTGCTGCTCGAGCGCCAGTTCGCCGACGGTGTCGACGGCCGCGGCGGCGCGGAAGTCGGACTCGCGCGCGTCGGCGGCGTGCGCCGCCCCGACGAGCACCGGCGGGCCCCCCGGCCGGCCGACGGTGAACAGCCCGGGCTCGTCCGGCGCCCGACCGCGAAACGGCGACTCCGCCGTGGTCGCCGCGGTGCCGGTGGCCGTGGCACCTAGCGGCGTGAGCGTGACGACGCTCGTGCCATCGGACGGCAGGTCGATCGGCTGACCGACCTGGAAATTGTCGCGCCACGGCCGGTCGCGCGTGGCCCGGATCCGATCGGCGAACCGGCCGAGGAGCACCACCAGCGCCGGCAGTCGCGGCGCGGTCGACGCGGCGACGTCGAAGGCGAGCAGGAGCTGCTCCGCGCCACCCTCGAGGCGGCGCAGCACGATCAGCGGCCGGTCTCCCTTCCAGACGAGCGTCTCGTCGTCGTCGGCGGCATCCAGGCGCACCGGTGCCGGCGAGAGCAACCCCGACCAGCCGAGGTCGACGACGAGCGGATGGTCGGTGGCGGCGATCGCGGCGCCGTCGAGGGGCGCGGGTGTGGCTTCCTCCGGGGCAGCGGCCGGGGCGAGCACGGCCGCCGCGGTGACCGCGTCGCCGAGGCGGCCGACGACGATGTCGGCCTCGGCGGCGCGCACGCCCGTGTCGACCGCCGGCAGCGCGGCGAACATCGCCGTCAGCACGTCGGTGGTGCGGTCGTCGCCGCCGATGGCGACGGCCACGCGGCGCGGCTCGGGGTCGACCAGCGCCAGGCGATCGTCGGCGGCAAACGCGTCGGGCGACAGTTCGAGGACGAGCTTCTCCGCCCCCGCGGGCCACGGCCCGTCGACCGGGATGATCTGCCCCGGCTCGAGCGCGAGCTCACTCGCCGGCAGAAGGTCGCCCCCGCCTTCGCCCCCCGCGTCGCCAGTGCCGCGCACACGGAGGCGCCGCGTCTGGCCGGCAGTGCCGGGATTGGTGACGATCGCCCGCCAGCGGCGCGCCCCGGCTTCGCCGACGACGTCGCCACCGGCAAACCCGACGTTGTCGATCGCCTTGCCGACCGAGAACTGGCCGATCGTCTCCGGCACCGTCATCGGGCGATCGGTGACCACGATCACCGCCCCGCGCCCACCGGGCACCAGCCCCGCGGCCGTCGCCAGCGCCGGCCCGAGATCGTGGTGGCCGAGGACGGGGCGCCAGCCGCTGTCGAGCTTCGCGAGCAGTGCCGCCAGGCTCGGCCCGGCGTACAGCGGCGCCTGGTTGGCACCCGACGGGATGAGGTGCCAGTCGGTCCGGTCGGCGGTGGCACCGACGCGCTCGAGCGCCGGCTCGAGGGCCTGGCGCGTCGGCTCGCGAAACGCCGCCAGCGACGCCGAGCTGTCGAGGACCACGGCCACGGTCTGCCGCGGCTTCCGGGTGACCCACCGCGGCTCGGCGAGCAGCCACACCAGCGCCAGGGCGGCGAGGAGCTGGAGCAGCAGCGGCACCGAGCCGATCAGGCGCTCGAGGCGGAGGCCGCCGTCGGGCGGCAGCCCCGCGTGCTCGATGAGAAACAGCGTGCTGGTGCGGATCGTGCGCGAGCGCTGCCGCAGCGCGTGGATCACGAGCAACGCCGGGATCGCACCGAGGGCGAGCAGACCCCAGGGGTTGGCGAGAAACAGGCCCATCGAGGCTCCGCCGTGTCAGGTGATGTCGACGACGCCCTGCGCGAGGGCCTCGCCGCGGAGGGCCGCCAGCAGCTCCCCCTCGGCGAAGACCCGCGCCATCCCCGCGCCGCGCCGTGCCGCCGCCTCGCGCCACTGGGCGAAGTGGCGCTCGTAGGCGGCCGCGTAGCGCGCGCGGATGGCATCGTCGACGACTTGCCGGCGGCGCCGGCCGGTCTCGCAGTCTTCGAACTCGACCGCGTCGGGCCAGTCGGGCGCCCGCTCGGCGCGCGCCACCGGCACCAGCAGCAGCGTCTGCCCGGCATGGGCGGCGAGGCGGGCGACGGTCGCCGGCGGCGGCGAGGGGTCGAGCAGATCGCCGACGAACACGCGCAGCGACCCCGACCGCAGCGGCACTCGCTCGAGCGAATCGGCGAGCAGACCGGGCGCCGCCGGCACCGTGGCGGGCCAGTCGTGGGCCAGCGCCGCGGCCACCTCGACCTCGACGGGAGCGGTGTCGGCGCGGCGCAGGAGGGCGAAGATCCGCAGGTGGCCCCCCTGCCGCAGCGCGCTTTCCAGCGCGAAGTAGACCAGCTCCCAGGTCCGCGCTGCCTTCGCCTCGTCGACGAACATCGACTGACTGAGGTCGACGACCAGATCGACGCGGGGGGCGACCTCGGAGCGATACAGCTTCATCGTCGGGGTGCCGCTCCGCGCCGAAGCGAGCCAATTGATGTGCCGGGGGTCGTCGCCGGGCAGGTAGGCGCGCTGGTCCTGGAATTCGATCGAACTGCCGGTTCCCTTGCCCGCCTGGATCCCGGCGGTGCCGCTCCACCGCCCGCGCGACAGCGGGAGCCGGGCGATCCCCGCCAGGTGCCGCATCCGCGAGTGGATCGCCGTGTGGTTCATGGTGCGGTCCTCGGCGCGGCGCTGCCGCGCGCCGTGCGGCAGGCTGCGGCTCTCTGCCAGGCGCGCAGCAATTCGGCGCGCCATGCCGGCAGGAGCGGCAGCCAGACAAGGAGGGTGGTGATGATCGGAAACAGCCCCTCCACGTAGCCGAGTCCAGGGTTGACCCGTGGGTCGCCGATCATCATCAGGCTCGGCCACGGGAAGAGCAGCGCGACGAACTCGAGGACCTGGAGGGTGAGGCTGGGACGGAACCGGTTGGTCTGCCACAGATAGAGCACCGGCAGGATCGTCATCAACGACACCAAACCGTAGATCACCGCGCGGAGGCGGGGCGTGGCAAACAAGCGCGTGAACGGGATCGGAAACAGCACCGCCGCGAGGACGATCGGCGAGTAGGCCGGGATCGTGATCCGCGCGTCGCCGCCGAGCTGGGCGGCGAACGCCTGGGCGAAGACCAGGAACAGCGCTCCGAGCAGCAACAAGAACAGCGTGCCGGTGGCCCAGCCGGGGGTCAACAGCATCGCCAGCGCGGGAAACCGGGCAAACGGCTCGTGGATCGCGCGGAGCGGCACCGGATCGCCGAGCGTCTCGCCGACGCCCACCAAGGCGACGATCACCCAGGCGGAAAACGCGGGCCACACGAGCTCGTTCCAGGTCGAAAGCGCGATCGCCGAGCCGCCGAGGAGCACGATGCCCCACCAGGCCAGGAATGCGATCCCGACGAGCCCCAGCGCCAGCAGCCGTTTGCGCACCGCGTGGTTCTCCGCCCGCGGGGCGATCGCGGCGATCGCGTATTCGAGGAGCACGACCGTCAGCGGAGCCGTCGCCAGTGCCAGCAGCCCGAGGCCACCGGGGGTCATCGAGGGCAGAAAACCGCCACTCATGCCGATCACGGGCACTCCCCAAGACAGCACGATGGATCCGAGCGAAATGACGAGCCCACGGATCGCGGGTGGCTGGGTCGACGCCATCAGGGCGGCCGCCGTGACCAGCCCGGCGACCACCACGAGGCAGCCGATCGCCGTCATGTCGCCGATCACCCCGTACCCGCCGAGGAAGTATTGGAGGACGACGTAGGGCAGCACCGCGATCGCGACCAGGACGACCTGCGCCATGATCGCGATCCACTTCCCGACGACGATCTGCGTGCTCCCCAGCCGCGTGAGGCGCAGCAGGTCGAATGTCTGGCCGACCTCCTCGCTGCGGATCGCCAGCAGGCCGCGGAGCGGCAAGATCATGGTGCTGCTGACCGTGAACAGGAACCAGAACAGCCCGCGGAAGAACTGCCCGGCCCCGCTCTCGGCCGCCGTGACGATCCACACCGTCATGAGCAGCGCCAGGCCCCCCTGCAGCGCCGTGAACGTCATCGAGAACGCCCCGGACTGCAACCCCTGCCGCAGCTCCTTGACGAGCATCGGCGACAGCCACGACGGCAGGTCGTCGCCATGCCACCGGCCCGGGGACGGTTTCGCGGAGGCCGGCGCGCCGGCCGCGGTGGTCGCCATCACCTGCTCCTCACTCGAGCCGCTTGACCAAGTCGACGAACGCCTCCTCGAGCCGGCGCTGCTCGCGCCGGAACTCGACCACGTCGATCCCGGCGATCACCAATTGCCGCAGCGTTGCCGCCAGGCCGGCCTCGTCGGTCGCAGGACAGCGGACGAGCGCTCCCCGGGGCCGCTCGGCGACGATCGACCACCCCTGCCGGGTGCCGATCC
Protein-coding regions in this window:
- a CDS encoding VWA domain-containing protein translates to MSLATPAWLLLAPLLVAAGWQWRSLGLGRPVRAACLGLVVLLLADPQIRSRSDGLDLWLLVDRSDSAVDELTPRLREWEKLLAESAGPDDRILAVDFAAEAVPRGAQLRAGPGGTEYAGPRNATRLRSAVIRALAGADPARATRFLAFTDGYSTEPLTGVAEKLVERGIALDLRLPPSRGGVDFSIARLDLPHRAQPREALVAGVTVQGTVDGRVPLEVKRDGDVIGTLEVDVIDGLGQVRFSDRLIGAGAHRYEVRVLPTEDTRPGNDAAAGWVEIDGGRRVLLVTSLIDDPLAAVLERQGLEVEVIDDPPRAGVGALAGSAAVILNNVPASRLDAEFIAGLPLHVEAQGRGLAMIGGRYAFASGGWAKSPIDPLLPVDQELKQEQRKLSVALAIVIDRSGSMMATAGTTGMTKIALAGEGAARAIELLGKADLVAVIPVDSDPHPITPEPVAVATHRDELARASRRLVSEGGGIYCYQGLAAAWKMLRDVEIGQRHVILFADAADAEKPGDYKTLLAEMAAAQCTVSVIGMGSRTDVDAALLDDIALRGGGRIFYSADGSDLPALFQMETTTMARSAFLTDPVTVLGTPGWLELATEPLDWPAQVDAFNMTSLRPEASVAAVTGDEDAAPLMAFWQRGTGRVAAVTCPLGGEHSDTVRAWPGYADMASSLARYLMGPEPPAGIGLRARVDGTSVRFDLYHDDTWNERLAAAAPRLTVAAGGAGASTPIPWERLSPGHYLAAVDAADVDYVRAGVAVGEATLAVGPIGVTTNPEWTVDPRRLAEVRGVAGRSGGSELVDLTDVWSAPRPPAWQSLRRWLLPLLALAILADAFQTQTGWRWPTRREAR
- a CDS encoding DUF58 domain-containing protein; the protein is MARRIAARLAESRSLPHGARQRRAEDRTMNHTAIHSRMRHLAGIARLPLSRGRWSGTAGIQAGKGTGSSIEFQDQRAYLPGDDPRHINWLASARSGTPTMKLYRSEVAPRVDLVVDLSQSMFVDEAKAARTWELVYFALESALRQGGHLRIFALLRRADTAPVEVEVAAALAHDWPATVPAAPGLLADSLERVPLRSGSLRVFVGDLLDPSPPPATVARLAAHAGQTLLLVPVARAERAPDWPDAVEFEDCETGRRRRQVVDDAIRARYAAAYERHFAQWREAAARRGAGMARVFAEGELLAALRGEALAQGVVDIT